A stretch of DNA from Brachyhypopomus gauderio isolate BG-103 chromosome 7, BGAUD_0.2, whole genome shotgun sequence:
TGTGCGTGGTTCTGACGGTGGGGGTGACCCAGCTCTCCCCGCTACTCGTCCCACACGCATTCATCTGTCTGTGGGCTGGTGGAGTGCTGAGATGCTGCCTCCTTCTGCTCGTGTCCCATTATTACCCTGGAAGTCCATCCTGGATAAGGAGCTTCGAGGGCTTCCAGACCGTGGCTGTTCTTAGTTTATTATACCCAGCCTACACTACCCTGCTCTATGTCTGTGGCCAGTCCACGGTGGAGCTTCTCTGGGGTTGGAACACCTGGCAAGGGGTGAGCACACACTTCGTCTATtgtctgtgagtgtgactgtttACTTTTATACATGTCATCTTTATGAAAGGTACTTGTCGAATGTAAAACCTGCTGTGATCAGCTGCTGCAGGGCTATGGTGTTATGGCTCTGTCTCTACTGCTGTGGAAACGCTATGTGCCCTCCGTCCTGACGAAGACCCCAGCCTCGGGGAAGGCGCGTGGCTCTCTCCAGAGACTGCTCGGCTACATGAAGCCGTATCGCTGCCGTTTCACCGCGGTCATCATCTTAGTGTTCCTCTCTTCTCTCGGTAATAAACCGAAAGACAAAAACAACCTTTCTTGTACACTTTTATCAGTCATATATTTTACTTTGCTCTGTTGCATTTGGTAAAGAAGTTGGAAACTTCCCATTGTAATGACATCTGGAAAAGTAAACAGAATGTCGCTTTGAGGTAATGGTGAGATGCTTTCACTTTCTCTTACCTCAGTCACAGTGCAGATGTTGTTAAACACCAGTTGCTGAAATTCCTTTCAGTTTGTATTGGAAGTTCCCCACATTGTTTACATTAGCCTTTGTATAGCTCTGAAGCACAAAATTGGTTGTTTAGTGTTATTGTGAGAGCTCTTGCCTGCAAACTGTGGTGTAACCTGTGGTGTTACCTGTGGTGTTACCTCAGGGGAGATGGCCATTCCTCATTACACCGGCAAAATGACCGACTGGATCACGAAAGAGGACGAGCCAGAGGCTTTCAGTAACGCCATCAAGATCATGTCACTCATGACTGTAATGAGGTAAGGCAGGCTGGAGAGCAGACCGTTAAAACATGCAGACCGTGAAACTGCAGAGCGTGATAGCCATTTCACAGCTGTAGctgaaaaaaagagttttacATTCTGAACCTCAGCCATCCACTCCTAGCCACATCCGCTCGTGTTTGATAATGGAGATAGGGAGGTTCTCAGGACAGCCACACGTCGTCTGACGTCCACCCCGTCCCTCTGTGCAGCGCTGTGTTCGAGCTTCTGTGCGACCTCATGTACAACATCACCATGAGCCTCATTCACACCTCCATCCAGAAGCAGGTCTTCGACTGTGTGCTCAAACAGGACATCGCTTTCTTCGACAGTACTTCCACAGGtaataaacactcacacaaacattaTTTGCACTAAAGATCCTTCATACGTATAGTGTTTATTTCCACCAGGGTTATGGTGGTTCAGgagttttctgtgttctttgtTGAACCACCACTTGCTTCGTTTTTCCTTACAAAACACaatgtgttttattttactGTGTTTGTTGAGATGCGTGTGTGAGACCTGTGTCGCGGTGCAACGGTGGTTCTAAGGTGGTTTTCTTGGTGTTGTCTGCAGGGGAGATTGTGTCCCGGATCACCACGGACACCAACACCATGAGCGAGTCTCTGAGTGAGAAGCTGAGTCTTCTCATGTGGTACTCCATGAGATTGCTCTTCCTCTACGGCTCCATGCTGCTGATCTCCGTCCGCCTCTCCATCTTCACAGTCCTCGGCATTCCCATAGTCTGGATCATCCCGGAGTTTTCTGGAACGTTCTATCAGGTTGGTCAGCTTCACACAGTGTCCCAGTGCCGTGTCCCAGTGGATGGATCAGTTGCTGAAATTCATGATGAATCCTTTAGAGCGCGAATCTTGTCAGGTCTGTTGTGTTCTGGAGTTGTTTGGGTGATTCACTTTCATGATCGAagtgttttttcttctctcaGACACATTCTGCAAAAGTGCAGGATGCTCTCGCAGAGGCGAACAAGGTTGCCACGGAGACATTCTCCTCCATAAAGACAGTGAAGAGCTTCGCTAACGAGGACGGCGAGACAGAGCGCTACCGGACTCGTCTGGAGACCATCTACGCGCTTAACAAAGTGGAAGCCTTGGGTTACGCTGCCTCCACCTGGACAAACAGTGTATGACAAGACAAACTGCATCTTTACGCTTGCTAGACTTACCCGTGATAGACTTACCAAACTGACCTTGTCTCAGAGTTCAGGAATCACCAGAACTAGCCTGTCAGGACATCTGAATTACACAGTGCAGCGATTTGACAGTTTCaaagggagatgtcactcagaaGCCTGTGATGTTTCCTGTGTTTACTTGCAGCAACTCTGGATGGCTTGCAATGTGCAAATATATATGCTAAGAATCAACAAAAGCTGATGGAAACCATTTAGCACTATTAAGGAGTTAATTGTCTGTTGATAATTTTTGCTGTTATGGCTCCTACCAACTTTTATTGTCTTTTCATGATTTCATATTCCTGTTAACATATTTCCTAAAATTATTCTGTTTCCTCAGATGTCCAGTCTAGCCCTGAAAGTCAGCATCCTGTACTATGGGGGGCAGCTAGTggcaggaagtgatgtcagCAGTGGCGATCTGGTGGCTTTTGTGCTGTATGAGCTTCAGTTCAGTTCTGCCTTGGAGGTAAAAGCTTGTGAGGAAGTGTTCGGTGTTTTGTGTGGTAAGATCATGCTGAATGTGCCGTGTcactctgtgtgtatgtttgtgtgtgcttgcacTGATGTTAGAGACTTCTTATTACATCTTTGTCACATGACTTTAGCAAGAACCATGTTTTTGACTGGACAACGTTTTTGTCTGTTATTGCAGGCTCTGATGTCCTATTATCCTCATGTGAAGAAGGCTGTCGGTGCTTCAGAGAAGATCTTTGAATATGTGGACCGGAAACCTGACATTCCTCCGGAAGGAACATTAGCTCCTGAGGCACTTGAGGGTCACGTGCGCTTCAACAATGTGACCTTTGCCTATCCCAGCAGGCCCGGCGAGAACATTCTCAAGGTGAGTGCATAAACGAACAAATGCAATACAGAACGTAGCTTTCTTCTTGGGGCTGTGGACAGGCCGTTGATCGTGTGGGCTGGGCTTCCCAGGGTGTCTCTCTGGAGCTTGAGGCGGGGAAGATCACGGCATTAGTGGGCCCAGCCGACGGGGGCAAGAGCACCATCGTTAGGCTGCTAGACAGGTTCTACCACCCTCAGGGTGGCCAGATCCTGCTGGACGGGAAGCCACTGCAGAACTATAAGGAACAGTATCTGCATGAGAAGGTAATGTTGATTGCGACCGCATGTAAATTCGGCTGTTATGTCTGACCTGTTAACATGACTGACATTCCATTTGATGTCTACATAGCATTAAAATCACACGTAACTTTCTGAATTGAATTAGAATTGTGTTTTTATACAAACGTGAATGAGTCATAAGTCATCACTCCAGTGGCAACATCTCTTACCTCTTTACGTAGATCCTCCATCatgaaaaacatttattaatgaATAACTGCTAAACAGATAAAGAAGAAATGAAACAGTGTGCTCTTCTTTTACAAACACACCTGGTGGAATAGTCCGTAGTTTTTCATGTAAGAAAGTTCATATTTAATAAGGATATTTTTAAACCAAAATAAGTCACACCACCATGTCTGTTTGGATGACCTGAAACTCAGGCGGGCCTTTTATTTAAGTTGTCGtttgactggtttagatcagCGTGGTCTCCCAGGAGCCCATGCTCTTCGCCCGCTCCATCAGGGAGAACATCAAATACGGGAAGGTGGATGCGTCAGATGAAGAGATGGAGGAGGCTGCCAAACTTGCTTATGCACAGCACTTCATCAGAGACTTCCCGAACGGCTACGACACTGGTGAGGAGCGGAAGAGGGAGAAATGTGTCTGATTTCCTGAATACTTTATACCTGCTGTGGTCCTGATATACCTGCTGTgaatcattgtgtgtgtgtgtgtgtgtgtgatacagatGCTGGTGATAAGGGTGGTAAGGTCTCTGGAGGTCAGAGACAGCGTATAGCCATAGCAAGAGCTCTGATCCGGAAGCCACAGATCCTTGTGCTGGATGATGCTACAAGTGACCTGGACACAGAGAGCGAACACATGGTAATACCGTAGTCACTCACTCATAGGGTAACACCACCGCACAGAATGATGCTACATAGAACGATGCATTACACAGAGTTTTTCCATATCATACATACACGTATGATACATCATACACATATTGATGGCAGAAGTATTCTTTGCTTGTTTAAGGTGTTTGTAAGGGTTTATTAGTATTGGACGTTTGTCTTTCTGATGTGTGATCACGTGAGGTAAAATGACCTGTTTTAAATGAATCTCCTGCAGCacttgacctgtgacctcactCAGTCTGCAGGTCTTTGATCAGACCAAGTAGCATAACTCCTGATTTTACTCCCAGATGGCTGTTGACCTACTTACAGCCAGGCACTTGCAAAAGAGGGCGTGCAGCACAGGTAGACCAGGTCAAAGCCCCAGCTGTGCCGGTTTGAGTGCATTCAACTGTGATGGGGGCAGTTTGGCAGCCAGGCTTATTAACACAGGCTATTTTACTGGGAGGTTAGCACTGTTCAGGGAAGCCCAGCCTGTCAGACTAAACCTGCTGGGTCCTGTTGCATCCCGCAGGTGTACAAGGAACTGCAGCGAGAGTCGTCCCGCTGCACCGTCCTGCTCATCACGCACCGGGCGAGCGGTGCCCTGGTGGCCAATAATGTCCTGTTCCTGCGTGCgggggaggtggtggagcgGGGCACCCATGATGAGCTGGTGCAAAAGGGCGGTGCCTACGCTGAATTTGTGCGTCAGCAGAACATGACCTTCCACCGCAACACAGAGGCTGGAGCCACAGATGTAGATCAGCCTTCACCGTAGTCCCGCCCTCAGTGAAGATCAGCCTTCACCGTAGTCCCGCCCTCAGTGTAGATCAGCCTTCACCAAAGTCCCGCCCTCAGTGTAGATCAGCCTTCACTAAAGTCCCGCCCTCAGTGTAGATCAGTCTTCACCAAAGTCCCGACCTCAGTGTAGATCAGCCTTCATCGTAGTCCCGCCCTCAGTGTAGATCAGCCTTCATCGTAGTCCCGCCCTCAGTGTATATCAGCCTTCACCAAAGTCCCGCCCTCAGTGTAGATCAGCCTTCACCGAAGTCCCGCCCTCAGTGAAGATCAGCCTTCACCAAAGTCCCGCCCTCAGTGAAGATCAGCCTTCACCAAAGTCCCGCCCTCAGTGTAGATCAGCCTTCACCGAAGTCCCGCCCTCAGTGAAGATCAGCCTTCACCGAAGTCCTGCCCTCAGTGTAGATCAGCCTTCACCGTAGTCCCGCCCTCAGTGTAGATCAGCCTTCACCGACGTCCCGCCCTCAGTGTAGATCAGCCTTCACCGTAGTCCCGCCCTCAGTGTAGATCAGTCTgtcccacaacactcacaagTGCAGTCTGACAGTTGGAGTAGACCAACACCACGCCACGTCCACACCTCTTTGTGAAAAGCTAAACATCAAGCCCGGATAAAGGAGGGCTGAACGTAGAATAGCAGTTTCCGCTAACTGCTACTCTTATGCTAATATTTAACAACACGGCAAAAAACTGATTTATGTAATTTGATTTAtgtaaattaatgtaaaaaaaaagatattttgagaagtgactgcctatttcaaaggcaacagaagttgttcatttgtagttctaacacaTTTGGGTGTTTTTACTCACTTTATTCTCTCCCACAACGTTATTacttcaaaaacatgtattagGCGATGATGTCATTTAGCAacttctagcgacttttaggacagccaatagctactttccttactgaggagttggcaacactgaacTGGAAaagttctactgttctactggaTTTCCAGTAGTAGTGTGGGTTATGTACTGTAAAAATGTAGAAGGATATTCCAGTGGCTGTCTAAAGGAGACATCTAAGGAGTCTCCAGACATGATTATACCGATGCTGAAACCAAATTTAATACATAGAGTAAAAGAAGTCTCCATGTAGACTTGAATACTGAGAGTAAagacataaaaataaaacaacattgtATTCATGTACACAAATCTGCAACATGTCAGAAGGGATTAAGTAACTATAACAGGCCCTAAAATATTGGAATAAACTTTATTACACCGACATCGCATTTCCAAAACATGTTAGGTGCTCAGTGTGCTTTCAGAGGAAGGACATTTTTAAACATACCTTTAGAGTAGCTCCAGATgagattttattttatattatgcTTACATTCTTTCCACATGCCTATATTTGTTTCTgaatttgtattttttaaatacattcagCTCATGTAAATGCTAGGATTTTAAAATTAGGTGTAAATATCACAAACATTTGACTAACAGATAAACAATTCCAACATAATTCCCGAATATCAATCAATGCGTGTCTGCCAGTGACATATATGCTTTTTATTAGTAAAAATGTTTTGCGTCTTCTTTCAGTCTGTGTATTCATTTAGCAGTTTTTCATATCTTGAAATATTGATCAAGACTGTGTCTGCAACATCACTATATGGGATCCACTCTGGAAGAATCagatgaaatgtttttttttttttttgctatatTTGAAAAAGTCAAACTCAGGTGCTGGTGTTAAACCTGCCAGCTAATAAAGGTGCCATTTTGCGAAGATTTTGTCTCTTTTGTTCTGTAAGTGTATGTTTTTTCCAGCTAGCAGATTTTTTTGCACTAACCCAGGTATTCAGTGGAATGGTGAATCATGGATGTATCAAAAGCTGTTTGATTTGCACGGCTACCTTTGCGTACCATACGAATTACAGGTAGCTACAAACCAAAAATCTGGAGATCCTAACGACTTCAGAAATATCGAGAGGGGGTTTAATCTCTTATCGGCAGCTGGCAGCAGGAAGGAGCAGCCAGTGACGGCAGCCAATCTCTACTGGCAGCAGGAAGGAGCAGCCAGTGACGGCAGCCAATCTCTACTGGCAGCAGGAAGGAGCAGCCAGTGACGGCAGCCAATCTCTACTGGCAGTAGGATGGAACTGCCAATGGCAGCC
This window harbors:
- the tap1 gene encoding antigen peptide transporter 1 — its product is MKAAMAPYVFGCLLLCLDVCVVLTVGVTQLSPLLVPHAFICLWAGGVLRCCLLLLVSHYYPGSPSWIRSFEGFQTVAVLSLLYPAYTTLLYVCGQSTVELLWGWNTWQGLLQGYGVMALSLLLWKRYVPSVLTKTPASGKARGSLQRLLGYMKPYRCRFTAVIILVFLSSLGEMAIPHYTGKMTDWITKEDEPEAFSNAIKIMSLMTVMSAVFELLCDLMYNITMSLIHTSIQKQVFDCVLKQDIAFFDSTSTGEIVSRITTDTNTMSESLSEKLSLLMWYSMRLLFLYGSMLLISVRLSIFTVLGIPIVWIIPEFSGTFYQTHSAKVQDALAEANKVATETFSSIKTVKSFANEDGETERYRTRLETIYALNKVEALGYAASTWTNSMSSLALKVSILYYGGQLVAGSDVSSGDLVAFVLYELQFSSALEALMSYYPHVKKAVGASEKIFEYVDRKPDIPPEGTLAPEALEGHVRFNNVTFAYPSRPGENILKGVSLELEAGKITALVGPADGGKSTIVRLLDRFYHPQGGQILLDGKPLQNYKEQYLHEKISVVSQEPMLFARSIRENIKYGKVDASDEEMEEAAKLAYAQHFIRDFPNGYDTDAGDKGGKVSGGQRQRIAIARALIRKPQILVLDDATSDLDTESEHMVYKELQRESSRCTVLLITHRASGALVANNVLFLRAGEVVERGTHDELVQKGGAYAEFVRQQNMTFHRNTEAGATDVDQPSP